In the Arachis stenosperma cultivar V10309 chromosome 8, arast.V10309.gnm1.PFL2, whole genome shotgun sequence genome, GTATATTGTTTACATTTGTtcaagcctatgaaaataaaattttgcgGGTTAGATAtaaaactattatatatttgtacTTGACAATTTAAAATTTGGTTTTGCTAGATGGACAATGACTTTTGTAAATAATGTGAACAATGGGTTTTAGAATTGaccaataaagtaaaaaaaacaCTCAACTTCTAAACTACCTCTTAAACCTTAGGATAACTAATTGCACATTTagtgaattgaacatccaataATTGTTAACTGTGCATGagtaaatcaaatcaaaagaaataaccatccaattaaaaataatgaatataATCATCTGTATATCTATTAAATTGAACATCCGACATATCAATTGTTTAGTATTTTCATTGTCTACCAAtactttttctttaaaattttggaaaaaatattatctgCAGAATCAAAAGAGTCATCATCCAGGGAATTAGTGATATATAATATGGTGTTAAGGGACCTAAAACTAAAAGGAGCATGTGACAATTATGAGCTTTTGtctcctatatatatatacgaaCCTACACCAGTAAACTTCCAAGATTCAATTAGGGTATTATTTTAGTGCAAATAAGGGCATTCTTGCTATTTTATTCGAAATCTTAGTGCTGTTTGGTAACAAAGCATACATATAAGGAGCCAATGCCCATTTCTTCTACATACACCTACATTCCATTCAATACTCTGCATTTGTTTTCTCCATTCCCTTTAGTTTCTAGGCTATAATCTTGTTAACATTGGTGTGTTAGGTTGCTACTTGCTATCATGAGAAGACTCTCCCTTTTGTTAGCTTCGTTGTGCGTTCTATACCACGTAGCATTCTCTTTTAACGACGGTAAGATACATACTATTCCGTCtgttttaaaataaatgaaaaatgagtgcaattaattttatttaaagttGATAGTGAGAGTCATTGAATGATTTAACAGTTTGATTAAATTATCATCTAACCGTTCttaattattaactttataTGAAATTATCTGCACCAGAGTTTCTACCtttaaaagaatattattttaattacattaataTGCTTAACAATCAATGCACTTGTATTATATCAAAATACAATACTTTTAAACGTACTAATTCAGTAAATATgatatttgtttattttgatAAAGTAGCTAGCTAGAGTAAATATGTGTATATATGCTTAAATTAACCAACACAAATGTATGTTTGTCTACATATATATCAACTAGtttataattagattatttAGATGATAAACTCTGAGGTAGACACAAGTTTAACACTTCATTTTCAGATTATTTTTTCACCAGTTGATCTCTAAGAAACCAATTGATGCAGGACAAGTGGCAAATGGAAATTTCGAGCAAGGTCCGAAAGCATCGGACATGAAAGGCACGGTGGTGACGAAGCGCGACGCCATACCGGAGTGGGAGATCTCCGGCTTAGTTGAGTACATAAAAGCAGGTCAAAAACAAGGTGACATGTTGCTAGTAGTGCCAGAGGGTGCACATGCAGTGAGGCTTGGCAATGGTGCTTCAATTAAACAGAGAATCATGGTCATAAAAGGAAATTACTATTCCATAACGTTTGTGGTGGCTCGCACGTGTGCACAAAATGAGAGACTCAATGTTTCTGTGGCACCAGATTGGGTTGTGTTACCTATGCAAACGTTGTATAGTAGTGACGGTTGGGATGCTTATGCTTGGTCTTTTCAAGCAGATTACTCTCTTGCTGAGTTGGTTATTCATAATCCAAGATCAAAGGAAGAGGATCAAGCTTGTGGACCACTCATTGATTCCGTTGCTATCAAAGCTCTCTACCCTCCTAGACCAACTAAAAGTAAGTTTATTTCATTTctataaattaatttagatgAAAAGTGAGGTGCAGCCAATTTCACGTAAAGTTAATAACTGAGAGTCGTCAggtaaaaatttagtcaaatcatttAGTAGCTCTCAACTATTAACTTCATGTAAAGTTAACTCATAACTGCACTTGAGTTTTCACCGTTAATTTAACACTAAACTCTCATTTTCGTATCACTAATAGATGAAACATGAAATTATTATGGAATAGAAATTCTAATATGtttgagatttttttaaaaaaaaaagttatgtgTATATACTACAAAATCAGCTTTTGTTAACAGGTTCTTTACAATCTTGCTATGTTGTACACCTTTTATAACAAACACAATTTtgatattagtatttttttttaacaactaAACAgctgatttttttgttttattaattaaaaaaataatttaaatatacaaTTAATTAGTAAGAACATATTTTTATGCAAGTGTTAATAGTGTTTGAtgtattaataatatttttttattctttaatcaGTATTTTTTAACATCATCGTTATTTTTGACAAACTATATTTctacatttattttatatatagtagttgattttttagtatttatggAGTACAACTCTTTATAATGATGAATGAGGAATTTTTTTGAGAAGTTAATACTGggaaataaatatatttaataataaccagatttattaatttaaactttgataaaatactttatttttcatatttattctgAATTTACAACTTTCAAATTATATAAAACTACTTTTGTATATGTTTACTCATTCAAAAATACTATACGCATATAAAAAATTAGCCACCAAATTAATCAATactaattttttgtatatacATGATTgttatcattaattaattagttattattattaattttttttaatacacgCATTGACCTCACAAAAACACAACGTTgttattttatatgaatatcGTATTATTTGAGATTTATTGTCAGCATCCATGCATGCATGGCTGTTATGAGGAGAGTATTAGTCAAAGTCTCAAAGATAGgacacaaatataaatataaaataatagtgATGCACAACACAATATACAAGGGATTGTTTTATACTAATGCCTATAGGCTTAGCCATACAACTAGTTATATATTATTACACTAATTACCTGTCCTGGCAATAATAAAAGCCAATTATGGGTTTGGTTTAACAATATAATGTACACACACCTTAATAGGTAGATTTATATTGGTTGTTTGGATCATTATATAACATATATTTAGGAAAGCCAACAAGTagtatgaaaattaaaaaatcatctCTTAACACAAAAATAGAACTGCGTTTTTCTCCATTTGGTTACAATTATTTGTATAACAATATAATACGAGATTATAAAGAACAAATAAAACATATACTGACttggttaattaattaacaTGTTTGTTTTACTCATTATCCTATTATttaataatagataataaattaAGGAGACGATAGTTATATATGTCACCATCTTTGCAAAATGTTCCTCATTGTTTTCTTTCATTAATTAAGCTTTTTTTCCCATGGTTTTTGAGGATTAAACCCAACCGATCGCTTCaattgaattaattaaaaattaattatcataatAGTTCGGTTTAATAAttgaaaatcaattattaataaatcaatcaaaaattaaaaataataaaaaattaataaattagttcaatcgatttaattttttaagtgTTAACTATTTTAAGataagaaaattcaaaaaattcttttttcataaatattttatatataaatatattattttattatatccaATTCAGTTTTGATTAAATATCAActaaatctttaaatttttgaatttttgatttTATTCGGATTTTTAATACCTTGATTTGTCTAAgtcattttaattttcaatatgtaTATATCCTCCTTAAATGATataggtttaattactttgtCGATCTCTATAATTttactgaatttttaattaggtccttaTCCTTTTTTCTTTTCGATTGAGTTCTTATACctattaaattttgtaattaaatctCTGCCATGACAAAAACTTTGGAATTAATGGAATATTTCATTAAACAAAATGAATATGCTTAATACTAGATTGAATATTTTGTacagttaaataaaatattccatTAATTCTAACATTTTTGTTATGATAGGGACTTAGTTATAAAATCCGATATAATATAAgtattcaattaaaaaaatataaaaacttaattaaaaatttggtaaaattatagagaaagacaaaataattaaaccaattatatatatagttcGCTTTTTACAATTACTGTCAAATTTGATGTGATCCTTCTTTATGGGTGATACTACATACCCTTATGACCTTATCCATCAATAGTAATAAAACTTTGAAACCAATTCATCATACAAAATGaattactcaatttttttatatttttaataattagtGCATGTTCTAATAACTACAATATATTTGGCACTGAACAGTTAACATATTAAAGAACGGTGGATTTGAAGAAGGACCATACATATTCCCAAACACATCATGGGGTGTGCTAATTCCACCAAACATTGTAGACCTAAGTGACCACTCTCCCATACCAGCATGGATTGTAGAGTCCTTAAAAGCAGTGAAGTATATAGATTCTCAACACTTCTCTGTCCCACAAGGAAACAGAGCAGTGGAGCTTGTAGCTGGAAAAGAAAGTGCCATTGCACAAGTTGTAAGAACAGTTGTTGGCAGAACCTATCTCCTTACTTTTGATGTTGGAGATGCTGGTGATTCATGTGAAGGCCCAATGGTTGTTGAAGTCTATGCAGCAAAAGAGAACACAAGAGTGTCTTATGAATCAAAGGGTAAAGGTGGCTTCAAACTTGGGTTTCTCAAGTTTAAGGCTATTAGCACAAGAACTAGAATTGTGTTCCTCAGCTCCTTCTATACCATGAAGAGTGATTCATCTTTATGTGGCCCGGTTATTGATGATGTCAGGTTGATTAGCGTTCATAACTCTTAAATCctaaatttgaatatataattTATCATTTTCAAGTAAAAGAAAGTTTATTTAAGTGTgtgatttttagttttaaaatgcAGAGATAAATATAGACAAGTTGTATTAGTTGAAAGagaaataatatttatattatttttgtttaatatgTACAATAGTTTTAATAGTATTAgtaagataagaaaaaaaatgcaacaggtgtttgccttttttttatatatcttttttaaatatgcATAATAGATACGGCACAATAATACGTTACTCAATAAAATTTGAGtcaaagtaattttatgttaaaataattttgtgtcGATGTCATTTTAATCAACATCGATAAAGAAGATTCAATTGAAGACAGatgtgttatttttgtcaagTCATTTTGTGTTGAGAAGAAGATTCAATTCAAGATAGATATAAAGCATAAAAAGAGTTAAATATCTTGGTATCGATTAGGTTCATTAAACTCGAACTTCTCACATATTTTATTCGAAATGACTCAAATT is a window encoding:
- the LOC130944172 gene encoding protein DUF642 L-GALACTONO-1,4-LACTONE-RESPONSIVE GENE 2-like isoform X2 produces the protein MWQMKEYGDPQSWTTLAMIPFHPQLPLMGHPLRPLYISQSDVLLALSSNFQMVLYNLNDGSFDFPVIDSPSDNHHSLFVFPTWSSKQFIPSAAALHETQTQAYYLLKPVCTFSWLLLAIMRRLSLLLASLCVLYHVAFSFNDGQVANGNFEQGPKASDMKGTVVTKRDAIPEWEISGLVEYIKAGQKQGDMLLVVPEGAHAVRLGNGASIKQRIMVIKGNYYSITFVVARTCAQNERLNVSVAPDWVVLPMQTLYSSDGWDAYAWSFQADYSLAELVIHNPRSKEEDQACGPLIDSVAIKALYPPRPTKINILKNGGFEEGPYIFPNTSWGVLIPPNIVDLSDHSPIPAWIVESLKAVKYIDSQHFSVPQGNRAVELVAGKESAIAQVVRTVVGRTYLLTFDVGDAGDSCEGPMVVEVYAAKENTRVSYESKGKGGFKLGFLKFKAISTRTRIVFLSSFYTMKSDSSLCGPVIDDVRLISVHNS
- the LOC130944172 gene encoding protein DUF642 L-GALACTONO-1,4-LACTONE-RESPONSIVE GENE 2-like isoform X1; the encoded protein is MMENPCTGFTFKSPEISGIAHFCGFGYDHLSDTYKVYGIFKKEGPSGMESSTRIYTFGPTSSWRRIDDIPLFLFRVITDMPSAFDNTTGVFFSSKKACTINWSIKHVVLYFDLGKESYGRFPLPVRESGYCTHLCVLRDCLSVCYEDARTRRWIMWQMKEYGDPQSWTTLAMIPFHPQLPLMGHPLRPLYISQSDVLLALSSNFQMVLYNLNDGSFDFPVIDSPSDNHHSLFVFPTWSSKQFIPSAAALHETQTQAYYLLKPVCTFSWLLLAIMRRLSLLLASLCVLYHVAFSFNDGQVANGNFEQGPKASDMKGTVVTKRDAIPEWEISGLVEYIKAGQKQGDMLLVVPEGAHAVRLGNGASIKQRIMVIKGNYYSITFVVARTCAQNERLNVSVAPDWVVLPMQTLYSSDGWDAYAWSFQADYSLAELVIHNPRSKEEDQACGPLIDSVAIKALYPPRPTKINILKNGGFEEGPYIFPNTSWGVLIPPNIVDLSDHSPIPAWIVESLKAVKYIDSQHFSVPQGNRAVELVAGKESAIAQVVRTVVGRTYLLTFDVGDAGDSCEGPMVVEVYAAKENTRVSYESKGKGGFKLGFLKFKAISTRTRIVFLSSFYTMKSDSSLCGPVIDDVRLISVHNS
- the LOC130944172 gene encoding protein DUF642 L-GALACTONO-1,4-LACTONE-RESPONSIVE GENE 2-like isoform X3, whose amino-acid sequence is MKGTVVTKRDAIPEWEISGLVEYIKAGQKQGDMLLVVPEGAHAVRLGNGASIKQRIMVIKGNYYSITFVVARTCAQNERLNVSVAPDWVVLPMQTLYSSDGWDAYAWSFQADYSLAELVIHNPRSKEEDQACGPLIDSVAIKALYPPRPTKINILKNGGFEEGPYIFPNTSWGVLIPPNIVDLSDHSPIPAWIVESLKAVKYIDSQHFSVPQGNRAVELVAGKESAIAQVVRTVVGRTYLLTFDVGDAGDSCEGPMVVEVYAAKENTRVSYESKGKGGFKLGFLKFKAISTRTRIVFLSSFYTMKSDSSLCGPVIDDVRLISVHNS